In Hevea brasiliensis isolate MT/VB/25A 57/8 chromosome 13, ASM3005281v1, whole genome shotgun sequence, a single genomic region encodes these proteins:
- the LOC131172040 gene encoding uncharacterized protein LOC131172040 gives MTTHRYINADLQEAAKKGKLDPFKAYQGNLGCLLTPNENTILHIYLTSSKKRTTNFIKEVVGICPSLLLQVNNHGDTPLHIAARCGHTDAAKELIERAKASVHREIDIERGEDPKKREMEEMKAVKEMLRMRNKIEETALHEAARNEKGLDVVKEILNYEVHDHDGFKYSANDCEETPIYLAAENGCYEILDKLVCHQQLLSPTYGGPNGKTALHAAVVQSSSISLGQSVKLVMINKLMDKGKRLLGVTDERLWTSFQYAAHKEMIDSLLDTWSNLAKETDEKGWTPLHYAAYKGYTPVVRMLLDRDKDKFSAYIADNDWERTALHIAACRGFQDIVKEIISKCPGCSELTDKRGWNVLHYAVISKSDKVIKEVLKHSSLLCLLNKKDVEGNTPVHLYKAYHTSLPAFIEKRDAFLFWRKLHYQITGYSSSKKNEILKLMTELGAGPLGEISNTEGEMRKEKMIHKFEKVKDSHLVAAALIATVTFAAAFTIPGGYISDENDLKKGTPILSKSWTFKAFIVSDTIAMVLSTCSVFTHLMLVILGFGEAYYWLIRCAFGFLFYAMVAMVITFVAGIYAVLAPSLGFGICIIGFSFFLFLLYSIARVSWGLYSSDDDIYDQLETFSWLTGGILPLLGIFKSLFGIFSSLLADLLSWLFAPLLAVILLIWAFKLILQKLMSEIRRS, from the exons ATGACCACCCACCGCTACATTAATGCCGACTTACAGGAGGCGGCAAAAAAAGGCAAACTTGATCCATTCAAGGCTTATCAGGGGAATCTTGGTTGCCTACTGACCCCAAATGAAAACACAATATTACATATCTACCTTACCTCTTCAAAAAAAAGAACCACCAATTTTATAAAAGAGGTAGTTGGCATTTGTCCGTCACTGTTACTGCAGGTCAATAACCACGGTGATACTCCGCTGCACATTGCAGCCAGGTGCGGGCATACTGATGCAGCAAAAGAGCTAATCGAACGGGCAAAGGCGTCAGTGCATCGTGAAATAGATATAGAAAGGGGAGAAGATCCAAAAAAGAGGGAAATGGAAGAAATGAAAGCTGTAAAGGAGATGTTAAGGATgagaaataaaattgaagaaacggCATTGCATGAGGCTGCACGAAATGAAAAAGGTCTGGATGTtgtgaaagaaatattaaattacgaAGTTCATGATCATGACGGGTTTAAATATTCTGCCAATGATTGTGAGGAAACTCCAATTTACCTGGCTGCTGAAAATGGATGTTATGAGATACTCGATAAACTGGTATGTCATCAACAACTACTATCACCGACTTATGGCGGCCCCAATGGTAAAACGGCATTACATGCAGCAGTAGTGCAGAGCTCTTCCATAAGTTTAGGTCAATCAGTAAAAT TGGTGATGATAAACAAGCTAATGGACAAAGGCAAAAGATTGCTCGGAGTAACAGATGAAAGACTATGGACCTCATTCCAATATGCTGCGCATAAAG AGATGATAGACTCACTATTGGATACATGGAGTAACTTGGCCAAAGAAACAGATGAAAAAGGATGGACTCCACTTCACTATGCTGCGTATAAAGGTTATACTCCAGTGGTTCGAATGCTATTAGATAGGGATAAGGATAAATTTAGTGCTTACATTGCCGATAATGATTGGGAGAGGACTGCTCTTCACATTGCAGCGTGTCGAGGCTTCCAAGACATAGTGAAAGAGATCATTTCTAAATGCCCAGGTTGCAGCGAACTTACTGACAAAAGAGGCTGGAATGTTCTTCACTATGCAGTGATCAGCAAAAGTGATAAAGTAATAAAAGAAGTGCTCAAACATTCATCATTGCTTTGCCTTTTAAATAAGAAAGATGTTGAAGGAAATACGCCTGTCCATCTATATAAAGCTTATCATACCAGTTTGCCTGCCTTCATAGAAAAACGAGATGCATTCTTGTTTTGGAGAAAACTGCACTATCAAATCACAGGATACTCATCCTCAAAGAAG aatgaaattttaaaattgatgACAGAACTTGGCGCTGGACCATTAGGGGAAATTTCAAATACAGAAGgagaaatgagaaaggaaaaaatgaTACATAAATTTGAAAAGGTCAAAGACTCTCATTTGGTAGCTGCAGCACTTATAGCAACAGTAACTTTTGCCGCAGCATTTACCATACCCGGTGGTTATATAAGTGATGAAAACGATTTGAAGAAGGGAACTCCTATCTTAAGCAAAAGTTGGACTTTCAAAGCATTTATAGTTTCAGATACCATAGCTATGGTTTTATCTACTTGTTCTGTCTTTACCCACCTTATGCTGGTGATCTTAGGATTTGGGGAAGCATACTATTGGTTAATAAGATGTGCCTTCGGTTTTCTATTCTATGCTATGGTAGCAATGGTGATTACATTTGTGGCAGGCATTTATGCAGTTTTAGCACCATCCTTAGGGTTTGGTATATGTATTATCGGATTTAGCTTCTTCCTCTTCCTACTTTATTCGATTGCAAGGGTATCATGGGGTTTATATTCCTCGGATGACGACATCTACGACCAACTGGAAACTTT CTCGTGGTTGACTGGCGGAATCCTTCCTTTGTTGGGAATCTTCAAGTCTCTGTTCGGAATTTTCTCTTCTTTGTTGGCAGACTTGTTAAGTTGGCTTTTTGCGCCGCTTTTGGCAGTGATCCTTTTGATTTGGGCGTTTAAACTCATCCTTCAAAAATTGATGAGCGAAATTAGAAGAAGTTAG
- the LOC110652663 gene encoding protein ACCELERATED CELL DEATH 6, giving the protein METCAYIDADLRKAAENGELDPFKNVQPPLDRLLSPKKNTILHIYLSTPSKRHPQFIEGILGLCPSLLLKVNVHADTPFHIAARYGHVDAAEVLIKQAKGDEIDLESGEGPTESKMAAVRKMLRMTNKNKETALHEAARNARSRDIVKAIMSNEDPNEFKYSANYHGETPLYLAIKNRNIKVALELLSHPNLQLLDYGGPNGKTALHEATVNKRFSKLVIPRMLLYEMGSLTKVTDEKGWTPLHYAVYRRKRLAVSILLRFDISSAYIADKCWKRTALHIAACRGFQDIVKEIISECPDCCELTDIRGWNVIHYAVISKSDEVLKEVLKYSSLIYLLNEKDVKGNTPVHLYKACHPRLPPFMRHGDTDMFNHWRTLHKQIQTEGDFSSKKNEILAWMEDLGTGPLGKIEMRNKERAETKENIILKFEKVKDSHLVAAAIIATVTFAAMLTMPGGYISDKNDLKKGTPILSGNSAFIAFMISDTIAMVLSTSCVFIHFILVMLGYLERYYWLIRCAFSFLFYAMVAMVITFVTGAYAVLAPSFGYGICVIGLSFFCFIFYSIISVTWSLFLSGNDDEEVNSYRYQITTFSWLTGGIFWLGFLHIALHLELQHMFRKFRKHRKE; this is encoded by the exons ATGGAAACTTGCGCATACATTGATGCCGACTTACGAAAAGCGGCAGAAAATGGCGAACTTGATCCATTCAAAAATGTTCAACCACCTCTTGATAGGCTACTTTCCCCAAAGAAAAACACAATATTGCATATTTACCTTAGCACTCCAAGTAAGAGACATCCCCAGTTTATAGAGGGGATACTTGGACTTTGTCCGTCACTGTTATTGAAGGTCAATGTCCACGCTGATACTCCGTTCCACATTGCAGCAAGGTACGGGCATGTTGATGCAGCAGAAGTGCTAATCAAACAGGCAAAGGGTGATGAAATAGATTTAGAGAGCGGAGAAGGGCCAACAGAGAGTAAAATGGCAGCAGTAAGGAAGATGTTAAGgatgacaaataaaaataaagaaacggCCTTGCATGAGGCGGCACGAAATGCAAGAAGTCGGGACATTGTGAAAGCAATAATGAGTAATGAAGATCCAAATGAGTTTAAATATTCTGCCAACTATCATGGGGAAACTCCGCTTTACCTAGCCATTAAAAATAGAAATATAAAGGTAGCTTTGGAACTATTAAGTCATCccaatttacaattactggattaTGGTGGTCCCAATGGTAAAACGGCATTACACGAGGCAACAGT TAATAAAAGATTTTCAA AGCTTGTGATACCACGCATGCTATTGTATGAAATGGGAAGCTTGACCAAAGTAACAGATGAAAAGGGATGGACTCCACTTCACTATGCTGTGTACAGAAGAAAACGGTTAGCGGTCAGCATCCTATTACGCTTTGATATATCTAGTGCCTATATTGCTGATAAATGTTGGAAGAGGACTGCTCTTCACATTGCAGCCTGTCGAGGCTTCCAAGACATAGTGAAAGAGATCATTTCTGAATGTCCAGATTGCTGCGAACTTACTGATATTAGAGGCTGGAATGTTATTCATTATGCAGTGATCAGCAAAAGTGATGAAGTACTGAAAGAAGTGCTGAAATATTCATCATTGATTTATCTTTTAAATGAGAAAGATGTTAAAGGAAATACGCCTGTCCATTTATATAAGGCTTGCCATCCTCGTTTGCCTCCTTTCATGCGACATGGAGATACTGATATGTTCAACCATTGGAGAACATTGCACAAGCAAATTCAAACGGAAGGAGACTTTTCATCAAAAAAG AACGAAATTTTAGCGTGGATGGAAGACCTTGGCACTGGACCATTGGGGAAAATTGAAATGCGAAACAAAGAAAGAGCAGAgacaaaagaaaatataatacttAAATTTGAAAAGGTCAAAGACTCTCATTTGGTGGCTGCAGCAATTATAGCAACAGTAACGTTTGCAGCAATGCTCACCATGCCTGGAGGTTATATAAGTGataaaaatgatttaaagaaagggACTCCTATCTTAAGTGGAAATTCAGCTTTTATAGCATTTATGATATCAGACACTATAGCTATGGTTTTATCTACTTCTTGTGTCTTTATCCACTTTATATTGGTGATGTTAGGATATCTGGAAAGATACTATTGGTTGATAAGATGTGCCTTCAGCTTCCTCTTCTATGCTATGGTAGCAATGGTGATTACATTTGTGACAGGCGCTTATGCAGTTTTAGCACCTTCCTTTGGATATGGCATTTGTGTCATTGGTTTGAGCTTCTTCTGCTTCATATTTTATTCGATCATAAGCGTAACATGGAGTTTATTTCTGTCGGGCAATGATGATGAAGAAGTTAATAGCTACAGATATCAAATAACAACTTT CTCTTGGCTGACTGGCGGAATATTTTGGTTGGGTTTCTTGCACATTGCCCTTCATTTGGAGCTTCAACATATGTTTAGAAAGTTTAGAAAGCACCGGAAGGAGTAA